The genomic interval ttctaaattgttatattaatattttccaaatagtttgttttttttttaaaaaaaagacacACATCCTATTCCTATTTAGACGGGACGACCCGGCGATTAATTATGTATTTATTgggttatttttttataattaaataagtGTTCGAAGGATTAATTCCATACGTGGAAGTTGGAACCATGTTTATCGTGTTTGAATAATAATTTAATAGCCAACATAATAATTGGATTGCACAAACCTATTTTTGTCTTTAATTAATTGGCTAATGTCAGGCACGATgccccttttaatttaattttcccctTAATACGCCAtccaatttaattattaatattattacctTCCAAACCTCTCCATGGAAGTCATATTAATTAGTTGGGTGCCTTAAAAgatttcattcatcaaaattatatattttgctATGAAATTGAGAAAAAAGAACATGAAAATGTTAATTAGATAGAGTTGAATATGTGTATAGTTTAGTGGGTTAAGAAAGGATGTGTTAAGTTGGCGTGTTAGATTAGATATTGATTGATATTGATCTCCAACAACCTCAAAAGGTGGATGGGAACCAGCTCACAACAATATCGATCGATATCGATATGATTGCACTCACCAAGAACTAACAAGGGTGTAAGTGTAACCACCCAACGTCCTACACGAACTTAACTTTATGAAATCTCTAGCTAATTGGATTTCATCATGCTTCGCGAAAGTTTGGCCACTAGCTCGGCTTTGACTATAGAAAATGATGGAATCATGGAGCCATCTTCCCAATAGCCTAGCCTATGCACGAGGATCTAGAGTTAGAATGAGAGTATCTCCAATACCAAGTTTTTGAATAAGTCTCTGAAATGGAAAAAATCATTATGGATATAAGGTTTGAAGTTGATGGTTCAAGAGAagtagtaaaattttaaaattattgttttaTCTTAAGATTTATATAATATACATGTAGTCATACAATTACATATTATGAATGAAATCACGTAAAAATCATTTAAAGTTCTAAATATTGTAGATGAATGCTTTGCCTTTCTTGGTCAAGGTTTcggataaaaaataattaacatcAGCTGATGGGCTGATACTGTATTTGCCGGGCCATTGTTGGGCCGAGCCCATTAGGCAAATGCATTACTGTCATGCAACTAAACACAAATCTAATAATAAAGCCATTTGAGTAACTACTTTTAGTATTCAGTGTCATAAAAGTTGATAATATATTGAACTAGTCGTTCATCAGCTTGCACATCCAACTGTGAAGGAATATGTTGCATCTGTTAGTTCTTGAAAAAATCTAAACCGTATGAATTGtagacaatcaaaataaaaatttgaatagAAAAATTAAGaatatatgaacatgaatctttgTTTATCAAAATCATgacaaaaaaataatattataattacaAAGAATACTTGAATGCAGTGGAATTATCATTGTTCTTCAGGTAAAACTCATCGATCCAATAATCCTACGGAAGAAGAAGAATGTTGACCTTCCGGAGAAGTTAGGATTGACGATGCCAAATCCTCTTCGTCAATAGGGAACGAAGAGACATCTCAAGGATGCCCTAATCATCTGGGgaccaacccattatatagtACACATCTATTATTAGTCCATCGATAATAATAGATGTGGGATTATACAtccatatatatactgaacatttATTATCAACAAATAGATGATAATAAATATGGGACTATAGATTCTACATATATGAGATCCATATCCAATTACTCGAACCCACTAGACATAAATTAGATCATTTTAAAAGATTCGGATCGTATTCACGTATGCAACTTACAAATAAATCCACGTAATaaagataattatatccaacagcATTTTGACATCAAAGGCATGGAATGGTATCCATTCTACTTTCTTCCAACACTGCTGCACAAGCAGGCAAAAGTTCTAGTAATTCCACAACAGTAGTTTGCTTGAAtattaagaagaagaagaggacatGAGAATGTTCTTCTAAAGCTACTCTTTCATTGACATCTGGATCTTATCTAGAGAAAACATGCCATTGGGAATGCTTGGCATTAACCCAACACATAAGCAAAGCATAATTGAAGTAGAGCATGAGCACACCTGAATGAGAAAGACTAGTAAGAAAGCAGAGTCTACTAACTTAGATCTTTTACATGACAGAATGGACTCCAATCCATATTCCAACCCGCCCGGCCGCACTCTTTACTCGTCGGGTTAAGGTCGATAGAACATTGCGTGAATCTTTAGCTGAATGGCTCTCTGCTACATTGTCATTTGCAGCAAGAGAAACATCAGACAGTCTATGCCAGAGTTGTGTTTGAGTTATCATTTCTCTGCAAAGATATCGCGCTATTTTGAGCATTACCTATGCTCTGGATGAGAGCTTCATTGTCAAGTGGAAGAAGGTTGTTCTTTCCTAGATTTTCATTGGTTTGTCGATTCACTCGAACATCCAACACTCCTGCTGTAAGAAGGTTGCCCTTTAGCTTTGAATGATTGATAGGAGAAACATCTTGCTCCAATTTCTCAACAGAAGATCCACTTGTGGTTAGGCTATTGTTATAGTCGATATCATTTTGTAGATCAGCAAGATCAGTGATGGTAGAATTATTACCGACATTGCGGTTATTCCTATCTCCAGTTCCGTTCGATCGGTCCCGATGGCCTTTTTCATGTGCCTCTAGTAAAGAATCTTCCTCAGGGTCTTGGTCATCCAGGAACTCAGCCTCCTCGACTtgttcatctttttcttcttcatttccagCATCGTCTCCATCCTCAGCTTCATAATCCTGCTCATCTTCTTGCTCATTATCTAGCTCATCAATCCCATCTTCCGGAATCTCTTTGGCCACTTCGTCGTCCATTGTGTGCTGGGATTCTGCGTCTTCTTCGCCTTTCTCGACTTCTTCTTCATGTTCTTTATCCTCGTTACTGACTTTACCTTCAGAAACGATGCCCTGGTCATGCGGGGGGAGGGTTTTCCGGCCAAGGACTGTAAATTCTGGATGGCTGTCGACGGCATTGTTTAAACTTCTCGATCCGTGTTCATCCGGTCCCTTCTTCTTGTCAAAAGAGTGTTTCAACtgataaagcaaccagaagaacACAAGAGTCAAGATGCAAATCTGAAGGAAACTGTTTAACCTCATTCCTTTGTTCCTTTGATTCCTAATGGAAGCCTGCCGCATCATGAAGATCACTGATGCCCAGGAAGGTTTTGTGATGCCAGATTCTAGCTTTAGAGTCACCCAACGCACAGCAATCCTAAATAAAAACCTAGAAAAAAATGTTACCAGGATGAATAAACTTGCTGCATAAAAAAATcgctctttgtttttttttttctcacagAACAGGAGGAATATAACCCAAATCGATCAGATCACGTCTTGTTCGTCTACGGAAAGAAGAAAAAGGGTAAAGATCCATGAAGCTCATAAGACAGATGCAGCAAAAGGACCTTTCTGAGCTGAAGAAAAGGAAGCATCTTGATGAAGAGAGAAACGCAACAGAGTGAGATGCCTCACCTGAAGAAGTCTCCTTTTCTCCTATCAGAGCTTCTCCATCCATGCTGGGATTTAGGTCAACACTGTGCGAGGGGAAGAGGGCGAGATGGCTTCCTGCTACAGTGGATTTACAGCAGAGACAAAGAAGTGTGCGTCTTTAATGGCACTGCAAGTGACGGTGTAGGAATTTCTTTATTATCAGTTTTCAGATATATACAAGCAAACAAAAAAATTACTCTCTAAATTTACAAATTAATCAGTAAAATATTACAGTAACTTTGTACGTTTATCCATTACAGTTTGCAATTGCAACTGGTTGATTAAAATTGGCCAAAGAAAGAAAGCGGATTACAAGATGAAGAGCTTCTGTTAGCAGCATTGCCGACGCCATGACTGTACTGTACAAGGAGAGGAGGAGATGATAGAGAAGCTACTTGTTTGTTGGTGTGTTCGTGGTGGGGTTTGGGTCACCGCAGCAAGTCCGGCGCGCTCAGCCCCTTCCTCAGCCTCTGCGAGAAAAGGCGGCAGGCGTCCATGCTCAGGTCCACGGCGGCGGCCAGCGCCACGAACACCGCCGCGTCCTCCGAGTACCCGATGTGCTGCGCCGCCACCTCCACCGTCGGCCGGCCGCCGCGCCCTTCCCCCGCCACCGTCACCGACATCACAAACCCGCGGTGGCTCGAGAAGTGTCGGCTGGGGCCGGTTGCGCCAGTCAGGTCGATGACGAATTGCCCTCCCTTGACGGTGCTGATGGTGGACTCCGACAGGTTGATGCTGGTTCCTACGGTGTCGTCCGGGAGGAGCGCGAAGCGGTAGCCGAGGTTGTCGCCGGCGCCGGCGCCTCCGCGCTCGCGCCAGGCCTCGAGACGCCCCCACGGGGTCCAGGTGCCGTCCACGGGGCGGAGCACGAGCCATGCACCAGGGTTGGAGCGGTTCACTCGGTCGGTCCCGGGGGTGGCCACGAAGGGGGTCACCATGGAAGCGAGAGCCACAGGCGACCCGGAGAGGTCGTGGATGGTCACCGACCAGCCCTTCCGCTCCTTCCCCGGCTGTTCCCGCTCCGACCCGAACGACGAAAGCCATTTCCTGCTGCTCCGTGACTCCGAAACCGCCGCCCTGCGACCAATTGCGACGAACcaagaaatcaaaattaaattttgaaggaAAGATAGGAACACAGGATTGATGGAGGGGGCGAGTGACGGCGAGACCTGGAGCATATGTCGCGATCGACGGCATTGCGGCAGCTAAATTTGCAGGTGAAGACCGGCTGCCTCATTTTACCCTTTACTTGTAGAACCTGAGGGCTACATTCCGGCACGCCGTCGAACTCGAACACAAACCGAGGGTCGGGCTCGGCCTTCACCGTCAGATATAACTGCGCCTCCGATGACCAGGAGGAAGAAGGGGAGCCTTTTCCAATCTTTGCCGTCTTCTTACCGATGGAGACCCAGCCGCTGTGGAACTCCATCGCCTCCCTCGTCCCGCCGTCCTTTGCGATTCCCTTCAGGTCCAGCCGCATCGTGAACTTGCCAAGAAGCTTCCCGGAGCTCAACCAGAAGGAACCCCCCTGCGACTGCGAGCCGGTGTAGACGGAGACATTAAGTTTATCGCGGCTGGCGGAGGAGGCGAAAAGCGACGACTTTCCAGCGATTCTATCAAGATCAGCCTTGGATAGGTGGAACAGGCCGGCAATGGAATCCGTGTTGTCTAAGACGGAGTTTCCATCGGAAGCTATGATCGGAACGTTGGCGGTCTGTTGAGGGAACTTGCCAAAGCGGATCTTCGCGAAGCAGGGGGAGGCGGAGGGCGCCGGCGGCACAAGAACCTTTAGCGCGAGGTTGCCGACGATTATCCGAATAAAAGGGCATCGGTCCATGGAACCGTCCGCTGTGAATCCGTCGAGCTTTTTCctcggcttcttcttcttcttcttcttcgtcgcgATGGAgcagcagagagagagagagagggagagagagaagtGAAGGGGAGAGCGTTAAAGGAGGTACGACACGAGACAGGCTGGCAGAGTTGCACTTGATTTAGAccatttattaattaaattgtgataaaATTAATTACGCAAAACTTGAGATATTTTtaataacaatatatatattctatatttttaattatgtttttagtcgtgtaacttataatttttttaattttaattttattatgagttaatttatatttttagtttcgtaatttataatattttctaattttaatccttctttctcaaaaattaaaaattttcaacaaaaaatgatgagttgtaaattgaatttggggattttgattttttatgacctATGTGTTTTTTATATTCCAACCACAAACTAGACATTATTCgttgaaaaatttcaatttaggaaaaaaaaagactgaaattgaaaaatattataagttaTAGGACTAAAAACATAAATTAACTTATAACCtgactaaaattgaaaaagatgtAAATTACAGGactgaaaatataattttctctttttataattcagattttaatttttctaaagaTTAATAGTTAAGTCAAAGATTTTCATGTCAatgaaacaaataaaatttttattattgtttgCCGTATCAGCTAAAAATTTATTATTGCTAAGGAAAATTAAAAGAATGATGTTTCAGGTTAAAAGAGGGGGAAAATATCTAGTAATATTTTAGTTttcgtatttaaaaaataatacttaatCTATTTGACTAAAAGTTAAAtgtgaaaaaaatttaattttataagaaaaatagaATCATCGGATGATGTCCTTCATCGCTCGCTCTGATCTATAATTATGTCGATTTATCGATATGTCCATTCTTGATgtcctgtaaaataaaatttatcaagGTTTGAAATTATTGGTGTTACCCTTACTATTTAGTAAGTCATGAATGATGTGAAATTCACATGTGTGtatgagaaaataaaaatacctcgAAGAAAATTTATATTCATGAAAAAAAAGAAGATTATATATTCATCTATTTtttagataaaattttaaattgagataaaagtgaaaaaaaattattatacattattttaaaattttaaaaaatggggCGACAAAAATATACATTTtaaactatttaattttattttatttatataattaaatattaatcttTATATATATTGAGAGATTACATACAATTATTCATTTTAATTAGTAAATAACCAGAGGTTACatacaataattaattttaattagtaaATAAATCGTCATGCACAGGTTAAAAATATCAATTAGGTCTTGAATTGTCTATAATTAATTTAGATATCAACAAACGAAATAGAAATAGgcctaaattattaataaatttaatatgattttttactctttctattataaaaaaaatatcaaaagataaagatataattatcttttataaattttttaacattttacATTAGGAAAAaagattaaatattattttttaaatacagaAGAATAAAATACTACTGGATAGAAATATAGGAAAGTTAAATGTATATTCCCCATAAAAGAATTTCAGAACAATAACTTATCTCTAAtattacaataattttaattaaattaatttttatgtttactatattattttatttaaaaaagaatatttttaaagtgaaatatatttttgatatttttttcaatattaAATGCTAATGATGATAGGAAACGGCCATTATATGTGtgaattttactactgtttttagTTTAAAAGGAATAAATACTTCTTTGGCAActgttataataatattaaagtaATTTCATAACAATgatattttttacaaaaaaaggaaataagaatatttttaaaataaaaataaattactcttttatttttttttaaaaaaaaaggcaaTCAAAGTAGACAATAAAAcgcttcttttttatttttgcccATTAAAAATGGCTTTACATTGTTTAAATTgcaaaaactaaaaacaaatcaGCATTTGTATTACAAGTTTCAGTATTTCAAATAGATTGAAAGGACCTTTTCATTCAAAAAATCACATTTTCATTCCACATAATTAAAAACATGCATACTTCATAGTGGAGACGAGAGGTAAACAGATGAAGAATAATAGTAAAGAATGGGGAAAGCAAGATAGAGTTAAAAGAATCTTCTTTGTTGTTTACCAACAAGAAAGAAGAGGATGATGATAACGAAGAAGACGTGAAGAAGTAACAAATACTTGACAATTCATTACTACATAAAAATTCCATCAACAACTCTACTTAAAAGTCGATAAAAGCACAATTATATGAAGAAACAACTAAATTAACAGCTCAGTTCAATAAGACTGGCAAGAAATTATTTTCCACAAGCGATAACTCGATCCTAGAGTATCCTTTTATTGGTACTTGAACTGCAGAATGAACTTAATCATTCTCAGAACGATCCCTCACTCTGGATTCTCCGTAAAGGATTATCCGAAACCAGACCTTGCGGTTTCGCACTCGGAAGATTATTGGTTGGCTTGGAGGTTACAGACTTGTGCTTGTTCCTGGATGATGTAATCAATGAGTTCAGGGCGCTGACAGACTTCGTTCGCCCGTATGATGACTTGTTTCCATGAAGCAAATCTTTGTGTTTTGATCTAAAAGCACGGTCGAACTGATGAGTGGAGAAGGATCGACTTGAACGGTCTGTGACATCCTTTGAGCCACTTGCGCGAATGGGCTGCCTGTTGTAGTAAGCAAGACGAGGCAGAAGATAATGCAAGCACTTCTTAAGTTGCTCGTCCCCGACATTCTTCTGGGCAGGATTGCCTTCCAGGATAACTGCTTGCAAGGAAGCATAATTAGCTGCCAGTTGACCAAGACCTTTTGAAGTTGCTATTCGATTTGAACGCAAGTCGAGAACGGTTAGTTTGAGGAGACGATGCAGGCCTTCAACTTCACTGATCTTGTTCCCAGCTAAATACAGTTCCTTTAGTGATGAACAAGAAGCCAAACcttcgaaagaaaaaaaaaataaacaggaACTAACATTAAATTGCTAAGGAAATACAATGATTTCAAGAAGTTGGCGTAAAAAAGTTACTTCTCAATCacaacagaaaaaaaaattaatgaattcCAGGTTTAGCAGAGAGGACCATAGATCTCATGAAGCACATAACTACTACAAAACATTTATTGCAGGCAATTTTTATTGATTTGTACTAAATGTatctttttttaagtttttcactTTACGTGGAATGAATAAGCATTTTCTTTGAGGAACACTTCCTTGCAAGTAAAGATGCAAAATATGCTAAGTTGATctttagtttctttttattttatgtaAATTGTATCAAGACGATGAATGAGTACATACATGTTTCAATGATATAAGAATGTAGTAACggagtcatatatatatatatttttttaaaaaaaaacattattaaacaaacaaacaagttCATACCATGGCCAATCCTACTTATTTTGTTATAACTCAGATCCAGTACACGGAGACGTGTAAGTTCTTTGAGACCTTCGATGGCTGATATATGATTCTTTGATAGATTTAACATGTGAAGACCCTTTGGAAGAGATCCTGAAGTTATCCTAACTGGAAAAAAATGGCAAATTATTAAACATAGAATGAAAAAAAGTGCCAGATAAAAATATTGTGTGCCAAAAGGCAAAACAAAAATGGTCCAATGAACTTGAATGCATCCAATTCATACCTATAAAGTTGCCTGATAAATTCAGCATCTTTAAATTAACAAAAGAACTGAGAACGGGTGTTGCAACCAAACCAAGATTTGTCATCTGTGCACTCGATGAAGCAGGACTAAGGGATGAAATGTAATTGTAAGCTGCTATCATTCCAATACTACTTTTAGCATCAAGTTTTTTGCTTCCCACTTTGCTAGCTTTCTTACTTGGCACCTTGTCAGAAATTAGATGAGGATTTTTACCCAATTCTTTGACATAGTTACAATTCTGAACATCAAGTTGACTAATCCAAGATGCAATCCGATTAATATTACAATTTTCAGGACTCGACCCATTCAAATTTTCAACAGAAGGTTCTTCAACACCACAAGTCACTGCACTATCAGGTTGATCACTGCAATCAGGGCAATTCTCATCAGCCGAAGAAACATCAAAAATTATCTTCTCAGAACAACTTCCCCCCTCTCTTTCCTGATCCTCAATCTCCTTGGATTCGAGATTATAGTTGGAATGGTGGCATGTCTCTCCAGAATCCATATCACAAGGTGAACCAATGATGTCGACCAATTGATTACCACTATTAGACTTCATAATTGAGCATTTACCATCTTTGTCTGAATCTGAAAGCTCATTACTCTCACTACAATCAGAAATGTAATGTAATTCAGTTTTTTGCACAACTCTAGACGCAGTTGCTGCGTTGCCATCTGAAAACAGGCCTCTCCCAAAATCTACAGATAATAGATTTTCAACTGAGTTCGAATGAGGCCCCATTGGCTCCAGCTTGAGAGTGCCATCATTGATGTCAATAGTCTGTCCTCCAAGGTTAGTTAGAGAACAAGACTTTCTACTAATGAACTGGCCATTTGATGATAATTGTTCATATGAAACATAGTCAGGAGATTCATCGTCAGCATAGTCATTATACTCTGCATTGGACTGGTCATGGATCCCAATGGAAAAGAGGCATTCATGTTGAACTGGTTCAGCAAACTCGGTGAATTCAAGAATCTGTTTCTGTGAGCAATTTTCATAATCAGTGTGGTATTCATCTAGTTTCTTACCACTAATGCTACCAGTTTGGTTTATCCCATGAGATAAAAACCTTGCTTCTGATTCATTCTTCTGAATCATAATATTATAGGGAGAACCTCTTTCCTCGTCCAAGATATTTCCAACAGATTTACTTTTTCTAATTTTTGCCTTAAGAACAACTGCCTTCTGTGCCTTGAAATGGAGCTCTTGACTATCTTCAGAACAATCATCTTCTTTACAATCAGTATCCAGCAAACATGGGGCTGTTATTTTCTCCAGTTGGGATACCGAACTGCTAAATTCATCTGCAGTAAGCTTAATTTCTTGATCTTCAGAATGTTTTGCAGAATTGCATTGCATTGTTCCACTAGCCTCTTGAACAACTTTCTAGTATTCAGAACATATATTTCAGTGCTAATATAGACACACATGCAAGACAGAATCTATAAGAAACAAAAACAAGGATCTTTTCCATGTACCTTCGATTTATGAATCGGCAAAGAACTGAAGAGTCGGGAAAACTTGACCATTTCACTAGTGCACAATGGAGGGACCAAGATCACGTAGTATAAGTTATATGCGACTAACTAAAAGGAGGGAAATAATCTACTGCCCGAATCGATTCTTAGCCCATCTCGACATTAGCCGTAGTCGAGAGAGCGGCCTACTAGCGCACGGCAAAGTCTCCAAATGCTCGATGCCTTTGATACCCACAACGAAATCAGTATGCTTGCATTACCATCAAAACCCCACACCCACAAAGAGGTGCGAGAAGAATATGGTTTTTCAACAGCGGCCAGAGTGTAGGAAGGCTTTTATCAACTAGAGAAGGCTAAACAACAAGAAGGACCAGTAAAAATCCTGCaaccacaaaatctgtgaggtatGATTAAAACCAAGGAGCTGATAGCAACAATCATGTCGCAATTTCTAAATAAACACAAGATTGTAGATAGACTCATGAAACTTCTAAACGGAAAAAATTGATTGATTTTCTACATGAAATACTGTCAAACTATTTCCATGATGAACAAGCGTACCCCAATAGCATACAAGTTCACAAAACTAAGCAGGAAAGTCGCCGGAGGCGAGCAAAACCCTTGAGAGCTATGTCGAGCTTCTCCGCCCAAGATTTACCAGATTCTTCGTAACTTCAATCAGAAAAAACTaacaaaagattaaattttaTGACGAAATAGATATCCTCTAATCAAAATCTGGCAAAAACAGGATCCTTTCGAAACAAAATCATTATCAAAAGAGAATCGCAAACGGAGAAAAGAGATCGCACTAACCTCCTCCAGATTGGATCGCGAAGGGAGGAGAACGAAGCGAGGCGGATTCGACAATAGGAGACGTGAGCGAGGAGAATTCGCTTAGAAGACAGGCAGCCGCGGCTATTTATGGAAAAAACCTAATGGGGGCGATTCAAGGATAAACCCTAACCACAGAGCAATCGCAGGGCAGGCATTCCCAGCAGTCTCAATCATAATCCCATCAAGAATTGTTCAAATTTcccaataattaattaattaagttaaattaaactaaattaaataattgCATAGGTCTGTTCTGCAAAACTGCATTATCAGGAGAGCATTAAATTGCACTCGCCAGATTGTGATCCAGGGCAATCTGCACAGGCCACAAGTTGCcacagaaaacaaaaaaaatctaaatctatGATAGAGAAACAAGCGTTGACTATTGTTGACTGCTCCAGTTCTTCCATCCTTGTTAGGTTTTGACCATTGGTCAAAACATTGGGCACGAGGGTACGATTCTTCCTTTCTCTCAGCTCCGACTGGTTGATTAGGCGCACCACAGGCGGAATCCTATCTACATAATCCTTTTTTAAAGATCTCAATCTCTATCATTTTCACTTTACCAAATGAGAAAAATATTGTTCTGTCCCGGTAAACAtgaataaattatcgaaattCTTCCTGTTCTTACCAAATACTGTCTTTTTAGATCGAGATACCGATAAAGGAAGCTTCTTTATGCAAAAGAATTGGTTTAAAAAAAGGTTCATGGCCATTATTTGTGCCGCTTTTAGATAGGAGAAGACTTCGTCCTCGCCCTGTTCATACCTGCACAACCTCTTCCTTTATGATCAGAAAGATTGCTAGATTCCTCATcgtaaaggaggaagaagaagaagaagctcgatCAGTGCTTCAGTAGAATTTATTCGCTGTCGTGTTCCCCCATGACTCCTGCTTGGCTGCTCTCGCTTGCGATAATATTTTTGTCACCGCTGATTTCGCAAGCAGCGGACACCATCAATCCCGGAGAGTTCCTTCGCGACGTGGATAGGCTCATCTCGCCGGGGAGCATCTTCGAGCTGGGATTCTTCAGTCCTGGGCAGTCGTCCCACCGCTACGTCGGAATCTGGTACCACGACTTCTCCACCGACACCGTCCTCTGGGTCGCCAACCGCCGGGAGCCCGTCC from Zingiber officinale cultivar Zhangliang chromosome 6B, Zo_v1.1, whole genome shotgun sequence carries:
- the LOC121989646 gene encoding uncharacterized protein LOC121989646, which gives rise to MDRCPFIRIIVGNLALKVLVPPAPSASPCFAKIRFGKFPQQTANVPIIASDGNSVLDNTDSIAGLFHLSKADLDRIAGKSSLFASSASRDKLNVSVYTGSQSQGGSFWLSSGKLLGKFTMRLDLKGIAKDGGTREAMEFHSGWVSIGKKTAKIGKGSPSSSWSSEAQLYLTVKAEPDPRFVFEFDGVPECSPQVLQVKGKMRQPVFTCKFSCRNAVDRDICSRAAVSESRSSRKWLSSFGSEREQPGKERKGWSVTIHDLSGSPVALASMVTPFVATPGTDRVNRSNPGAWLVLRPVDGTWTPWGRLEAWRERGGAGAGDNLGYRFALLPDDTVGTSINLSESTISTVKGGQFVIDLTGATGPSRHFSSHRGFVMSVTVAGEGRGGRPTVEVAAQHIGYSEDAAVFVALAAAVDLSMDACRLFSQRLRKGLSAPDLLR
- the LOC121989648 gene encoding uncharacterized protein LOC121989648 isoform X1; this translates as MVKFSRLFSSLPIHKSKKVVQEASGTMQCNSAKHSEDQEIKLTADEFSSSVSQLEKITAPCLLDTDCKEDDCSEDSQELHFKAQKAVVLKAKIRKSKSVGNILDEERGSPYNIMIQKNESEARFLSHGINQTGSISGKKLDEYHTDYENCSQKQILEFTEFAEPVQHECLFSIGIHDQSNAEYNDYADDESPDYVSYEQLSSNGQFISRKSCSLTNLGGQTIDINDGTLKLEPMGPHSNSVENLLSVDFGRGLFSDGNAATASRVVQKTELHYISDCSESNELSDSDKDGKCSIMKSNSGNQLVDIIGSPCDMDSGETCHHSNYNLESKEIEDQEREGGSCSEKIIFDVSSADENCPDCSDQPDSAVTCGVEEPSVENLNGSSPENCNINRIASWISQLDVQNCNYVKELGKNPHLISDKVPSKKASKVGSKKLDAKSSIGMIAAYNYISSLSPASSSAQMTNLGLVATPVLSSFVNLKMLNLSGNFIVRITSGSLPKGLHMLNLSKNHISAIEGLKELTRLRVLDLSYNKISRIGHGLASCSSLKELYLAGNKISEVEGLHRLLKLTVLDLRSNRIATSKGLGQLAANYASLQAVILEGNPAQKNVGDEQLKKCLHYLLPRLAYYNRQPIRASGSKDVTDRSSRSFSTHQFDRAFRSKHKDLLHGNKSSYGRTKSVSALNSLITSSRNKHKSVTSKPTNNLPSAKPQGLVSDNPLRRIQSEGSF
- the LOC121989648 gene encoding probable serine/threonine-protein kinase DDB_G0278509 isoform X2, translated to MQCNSAKHSEDQEIKLTADEFSSSVSQLEKITAPCLLDTDCKEDDCSEDSQELHFKAQKAVVLKAKIRKSKSVGNILDEERGSPYNIMIQKNESEARFLSHGINQTGSISGKKLDEYHTDYENCSQKQILEFTEFAEPVQHECLFSIGIHDQSNAEYNDYADDESPDYVSYEQLSSNGQFISRKSCSLTNLGGQTIDINDGTLKLEPMGPHSNSVENLLSVDFGRGLFSDGNAATASRVVQKTELHYISDCSESNELSDSDKDGKCSIMKSNSGNQLVDIIGSPCDMDSGETCHHSNYNLESKEIEDQEREGGSCSEKIIFDVSSADENCPDCSDQPDSAVTCGVEEPSVENLNGSSPENCNINRIASWISQLDVQNCNYVKELGKNPHLISDKVPSKKASKVGSKKLDAKSSIGMIAAYNYISSLSPASSSAQMTNLGLVATPVLSSFVNLKMLNLSGNFIVRITSGSLPKGLHMLNLSKNHISAIEGLKELTRLRVLDLSYNKISRIGHGLASCSSLKELYLAGNKISEVEGLHRLLKLTVLDLRSNRIATSKGLGQLAANYASLQAVILEGNPAQKNVGDEQLKKCLHYLLPRLAYYNRQPIRASGSKDVTDRSSRSFSTHQFDRAFRSKHKDLLHGNKSSYGRTKSVSALNSLITSSRNKHKSVTSKPTNNLPSAKPQGLVSDNPLRRIQSEGSF